The Sulfurovum riftiae genome has a window encoding:
- a CDS encoding BatD family protein has product MNRNPGRAILFFLLALLFLHAENFVYDFHLSKQNAYQKEPLLLSIDLNQTNTDIVLFFHFNVNKSDAYRVEQIDSTQDNTLHHARIHYRYVLYPLKTGDFNVSFDLIERVTDEEKVAYSFSGDRDDFKKLETQDRKVDVPPIQLQVKALPKGTQLVGNFKLSYEIQEHQAESYEPIAMKVIIEGEGYPPVLEHLFPKKNTFTLFTQKPLVQKIPRKDHLKYRVTYIMALSHDISFDLPELRLNAFDPARKKMYPLTIPEQHFKITPAERKNLLDTTDNPKPLHVDLSWLTSLLGYLVVFFAGYLTALTWKWKRKVISEKQDPLREKVEACKEEKALLQLLMATDSKRFETTISKLEKGIYGNAKSNFKEIKKEVLEHIQ; this is encoded by the coding sequence ATGAACAGAAACCCTGGTAGAGCGATACTTTTTTTTCTGTTGGCCCTTTTGTTTCTCCATGCAGAAAATTTTGTGTATGATTTTCACCTCAGCAAACAGAACGCCTACCAGAAAGAACCTTTGCTGCTCAGTATCGACCTCAATCAGACTAATACTGATATTGTACTTTTCTTTCATTTCAATGTAAACAAAAGTGATGCATACAGGGTGGAACAGATTGACTCGACACAGGACAATACACTGCACCATGCCAGAATACACTACCGTTATGTTCTGTATCCGTTAAAAACCGGAGACTTCAATGTATCTTTCGATCTTATCGAGCGGGTAACCGACGAGGAGAAGGTAGCATACTCTTTTTCGGGTGACAGGGACGATTTCAAAAAACTTGAGACCCAAGACCGGAAGGTCGATGTACCTCCGATACAACTGCAGGTAAAAGCCCTGCCCAAAGGTACACAGCTTGTCGGTAATTTCAAACTCTCCTATGAGATCCAAGAGCATCAGGCTGAAAGTTATGAACCCATTGCTATGAAAGTCATTATCGAAGGGGAAGGGTATCCCCCTGTACTGGAACATCTCTTCCCAAAGAAGAATACTTTCACACTCTTCACACAAAAACCGCTTGTACAAAAAATACCACGGAAAGATCATCTCAAATATAGAGTCACTTATATCATGGCACTTTCCCATGATATAAGCTTTGATCTTCCGGAGCTTCGACTCAATGCTTTTGACCCTGCAAGAAAAAAAATGTATCCCTTGACAATTCCCGAACAGCATTTTAAGATCACTCCTGCGGAGAGGAAAAACCTGCTTGACACGACCGACAACCCCAAACCGCTGCATGTGGATCTTTCGTGGCTCACTTCCCTACTGGGGTACCTGGTGGTCTTCTTTGCAGGATATCTGACAGCCCTCACCTGGAAATGGAAACGGAAGGTCATCTCAGAAAAGCAGGATCCCCTGAGAGAGAAAGTGGAAGCATGCAAAGAAGAGAAAGCACTGCTGCAACTGCTGATGGCAACAGACAGCAAGCGATTCGAAACTACCATAAGCAAACTTGAAAAGGGGATATACGGCAATGCGAAGAGCAATTTCAAAGAGATCAAAAAAGAGGTACTGGAGCACATACAATGA
- a CDS encoding AAA family ATPase, which produces MNKQIALLKKELGKAVIGQEAMIEGLLIGLLCDGHILVEGVPGLAKTTTINALSKAIGLDFKRIQFTPDLLPSDIIGAQIYNPQEHSFSIKKGPLFTNLLLADEINRAPAKVQSALLEVMQERQVTIAEETFKLESPFLVMATQNPIEQEGVYALPEAQLDRFMMKIVVHHNSEEEELEIMKKGAGKGFGKVEQVLEKEEISALQHAIQDIHMDGELEQYIVQLISATRDPGRFSLQKVADDIMYGVSPRASIDLYKAAKAKAFLRGNDFVSPADIGYMVHNVLRHRIVLSYEARAKGVTTDEVISRIVETIPIP; this is translated from the coding sequence ATGAATAAACAGATAGCACTACTCAAAAAAGAACTCGGCAAAGCGGTCATCGGACAGGAAGCGATGATAGAGGGACTGCTTATCGGCCTGCTCTGTGACGGGCATATTCTCGTCGAAGGGGTACCGGGGCTGGCGAAGACCACTACCATCAATGCCCTCTCCAAAGCGATCGGGCTGGATTTCAAGCGGATACAGTTCACGCCCGACCTGTTGCCTTCGGACATCATCGGTGCGCAGATCTACAATCCGCAGGAACACTCCTTCAGCATTAAAAAGGGACCGCTCTTCACCAACCTACTGCTTGCCGACGAAATCAACCGTGCCCCGGCCAAAGTACAGTCTGCGCTGTTGGAAGTGATGCAGGAGCGACAGGTGACCATTGCAGAGGAGACCTTCAAACTCGAATCCCCTTTCCTTGTCATGGCGACACAGAACCCCATTGAACAGGAGGGGGTCTATGCCCTTCCCGAAGCACAGCTCGACAGATTCATGATGAAGATCGTGGTACACCACAATTCCGAAGAAGAAGAGCTGGAGATCATGAAAAAAGGTGCAGGCAAAGGCTTTGGAAAGGTAGAACAGGTGCTTGAAAAAGAGGAGATATCCGCACTGCAGCATGCCATTCAGGATATACATATGGATGGTGAACTTGAACAGTATATTGTCCAGCTGATCTCAGCGACCAGGGACCCTGGGAGGTTCAGCCTGCAGAAGGTGGCTGACGACATTATGTACGGTGTGAGCCCCCGGGCCTCCATTGATCTCTACAAAGCGGCCAAGGCCAAAGCCTTCCTTCGGGGGAATGACTTCGTCTCTCCAGCCGATATAGGCTATATGGTACACAATGTACTGCGTCACCGTATCGTACTCTCGTATGAAGCACGGGCCAAAGGGGTGACCACCGACGAGGTCATCAGCAGGATCGTGGAGACGATTCCAATTCCTTAA
- a CDS encoding DUF58 domain-containing protein: MTSAFKALQLKARHQVYTLLSGNNLSKLHGEGYDFAELREYQIGDDIRKINWTITAKLGKPYIKELHANRELSVVVAALMDGSLYFAQDNAKQQKLTQTAMLLAYAAQYNGDLFTGIGYTRKDTLSTPPTKQLYHVENFAKELHDAPLLNTALDREASVQDLFTRIPKPSLLFVLGDFLEEVDLSLLAQKHEVIAVIIRHREEESPRKLGEVTLQDPRERRRVDTYFGRRSISRYLARQKENDTKLLEHFARYDIRYVKIFTDEEPIEKLLNLFR; the protein is encoded by the coding sequence ATGACCTCAGCGTTCAAGGCCCTCCAGCTCAAAGCCCGCCATCAGGTCTATACGCTTTTAAGCGGGAACAACCTCTCGAAACTGCATGGGGAGGGGTATGATTTTGCCGAGCTTCGGGAGTACCAGATAGGGGATGACATACGCAAGATCAACTGGACCATTACAGCCAAGCTGGGAAAACCGTACATCAAAGAGCTGCATGCCAATCGTGAGCTTTCCGTCGTTGTCGCAGCATTGATGGACGGATCACTCTATTTTGCACAGGACAATGCCAAGCAGCAGAAACTGACTCAGACCGCCATGCTGCTGGCCTATGCGGCACAATACAACGGCGATCTTTTTACCGGTATCGGGTATACCCGGAAAGACACCCTGTCAACACCACCCACCAAGCAGCTGTACCATGTGGAGAACTTTGCAAAAGAGCTGCATGATGCTCCTCTTCTCAATACAGCACTTGACAGGGAAGCTTCCGTGCAGGATCTCTTTACCCGTATTCCCAAACCTTCCCTGCTTTTTGTGCTGGGCGATTTCCTCGAAGAGGTGGACCTGTCACTGCTGGCGCAGAAACATGAAGTGATCGCAGTGATCATACGGCACAGAGAGGAAGAGTCACCGCGAAAACTGGGAGAAGTGACCCTGCAGGACCCCAGAGAGAGGAGGCGTGTCGATACCTACTTCGGACGCAGAAGCATCAGCCGTTATCTGGCCAGACAGAAAGAGAACGACACGAAACTCCTGGAACACTTTGCACGCTACGATATACGGTATGTCAAGATCTTTACGGATGAGGAACCGATAGAAAAACTGTTGAACCTTTTCCGGTAA
- a CDS encoding calcium:proton antiporter produces the protein MQLLRQFSKEYSLFLAILTFIGISYFEHTLVQSTAGNLIGFGILFVVIIYAAMSVAHHAEMLAEKFGEPYGTLILTLSAVIVEIIIIVIMMMHAHNPELARDTIYSAVMLDINGLLGLAAIIGGIKYGEQPYNVDSSNSYLSMLLVAIGIAMVLPEFLDPVYHMRFMMFNVVVFIFLYIIFTRVQLMSHKYFFEYRSSEETECREGEVCEAHPEINAWYHAINLVISIAVIGILAEILSVFMGNTLDTFGLPMAIGAVGVAVISAAPELITAVRAAIDNRMQTVINIALGASLATVLLTIPAVIVVSYYLGMELNLSLTPVQTMMIALTLLVSMVNFNDGETNVLEGFLHFILFVVFVFLLFV, from the coding sequence ATGCAGCTTCTCAGGCAATTCTCCAAAGAGTACAGTCTCTTCCTGGCCATTCTCACATTTATTGGCATCAGCTATTTCGAACATACACTGGTACAGAGTACGGCGGGGAACCTCATAGGCTTCGGCATCCTCTTTGTCGTTATCATCTATGCAGCCATGTCCGTGGCACACCATGCGGAGATGCTGGCGGAGAAGTTCGGGGAACCCTACGGTACGCTGATTCTGACCCTATCCGCGGTCATCGTCGAGATCATCATCATCGTCATCATGATGATGCATGCACACAACCCCGAATTGGCACGTGACACCATCTATTCGGCAGTCATGCTCGATATCAATGGCTTGTTGGGGCTTGCTGCCATCATCGGAGGGATCAAGTATGGGGAACAGCCCTACAATGTCGACTCCTCCAACTCCTATCTCTCCATGCTGCTCGTGGCGATCGGCATCGCAATGGTCCTGCCTGAATTCCTCGACCCTGTCTACCATATGAGGTTCATGATGTTCAACGTGGTGGTCTTCATTTTCCTCTATATCATCTTTACCCGTGTGCAGCTGATGTCGCACAAATACTTCTTTGAATACAGAAGCAGTGAGGAGACAGAGTGCAGAGAGGGGGAGGTCTGTGAAGCACATCCCGAGATCAATGCCTGGTACCATGCCATCAACCTTGTCATCTCCATCGCCGTTATCGGTATTTTGGCTGAGATACTCTCCGTATTCATGGGTAATACACTCGATACCTTCGGCCTGCCAATGGCCATCGGTGCGGTAGGTGTTGCGGTCATCTCAGCTGCACCGGAGCTCATCACGGCGGTACGTGCTGCCATTGACAACCGTATGCAGACCGTTATCAACATCGCCCTTGGTGCCTCGCTGGCGACCGTGCTTCTGACCATTCCGGCCGTGATCGTGGTCTCCTACTATCTCGGTATGGAGCTCAACCTTTCACTGACACCCGTCCAGACGATGATGATCGCACTGACCCTGCTGGTGAGCATGGTCAACTTCAATGACGGGGAGACCAATGTACTGGAAGGCTTCCTGCATTTCATTCTTTTTGTGGTCTTTGTCTTCCTGCTTTTTGTATGA
- a CDS encoding DUF3972 domain-containing protein: MEKLMKPAEYAKELGISRQAVYAKIKRGILTAKNVDGKLYIVVDKESTQKKTPSVQESKKSIAPKQTETANTDPQQDYKALLQAKDETIAVLKDTVKDLKESNKQISTTLRGEVDLLKEAFHEMRALYVHQLEHKGNTEAIDIEEHEAPQETAPQEEVHEESKAEEVWIGIKKFFKRLGITKEKQQAKVTKMLKKAYKNGDARLSKEKGKIKINAAADYKDLLK, encoded by the coding sequence ATGGAAAAGTTGATGAAACCGGCAGAGTATGCCAAAGAGCTTGGTATTTCAAGACAGGCAGTTTACGCCAAGATCAAACGGGGTATTCTGACAGCCAAGAATGTTGACGGTAAACTTTACATTGTGGTTGACAAGGAGTCAACACAGAAAAAAACCCCTTCTGTACAAGAGAGCAAAAAGAGCATTGCCCCCAAACAAACCGAAACAGCGAACACGGATCCACAGCAGGACTACAAGGCACTCCTGCAGGCAAAGGATGAGACGATCGCGGTACTCAAAGATACGGTCAAGGACCTCAAGGAGAGCAACAAGCAGATCTCCACAACGCTTAGAGGGGAGGTCGACCTGCTTAAAGAGGCGTTCCACGAGATGCGCGCACTCTATGTCCATCAGCTCGAGCATAAAGGAAATACGGAAGCCATCGACATCGAGGAGCATGAAGCACCCCAGGAAACAGCCCCTCAGGAAGAAGTACATGAGGAGTCAAAAGCCGAAGAGGTATGGATAGGTATCAAGAAGTTCTTCAAACGGCTGGGTATCACCAAGGAGAAACAGCAGGCCAAAGTGACAAAAATGCTTAAAAAAGCCTATAAGAACGGTGATGCACGCCTTTCCAAAGAGAAAGGGAAGATCAAAATAAATGCTGCTGCGGATTACAAGGACCTCTTGAAATAA
- a CDS encoding protein-L-isoaspartate(D-aspartate) O-methyltransferase: protein MIKARNRQHLVTEIDKHFKLDEHVKEAFLNVDREAFVPNEFKHLSYNLDALPLAASQWISSPLTVAKMTQHLELEGVDSVLEVGCGSGYQAAILSKICRRVFTIERIDELLKEAKARFSQLEMHNIFTRFDDGQRGWKQYAPFERILFSATAKEVPEVLFEQLAEGGILIAPIEQSPDYHIITRFYKKNGRITSETIEPCLFVPVLDGTQK from the coding sequence ATGATCAAAGCAAGGAACAGACAACATCTTGTAACGGAAATTGACAAGCATTTCAAACTCGATGAACATGTCAAAGAGGCTTTTCTGAATGTGGACAGGGAAGCCTTCGTCCCCAACGAGTTCAAACATCTCTCCTACAATCTCGATGCCCTCCCCCTGGCGGCAAGCCAGTGGATCTCCTCCCCCCTGACCGTAGCGAAGATGACACAGCACCTTGAACTCGAAGGGGTGGACTCTGTACTGGAGGTCGGCTGCGGCAGCGGTTACCAGGCGGCCATACTCAGCAAGATCTGCCGGCGTGTCTTCACCATCGAGCGTATCGACGAACTTCTCAAGGAGGCGAAGGCCAGGTTCTCCCAGCTTGAGATGCACAATATTTTCACCCGTTTCGATGACGGACAGCGCGGTTGGAAACAGTACGCACCCTTTGAACGCATCCTTTTTTCCGCTACGGCAAAAGAGGTGCCCGAAGTGCTTTTTGAGCAGCTTGCAGAGGGCGGTATACTGATTGCACCTATTGAACAGAGCCCCGATTATCACATTATTACCCGTTTTTACAAGAAGAATGGACGTATCACTTCCGAGACCATCGAACCCTGTCTTTTCGTTCCGGTACTCGACGGTACCCAGAAGTAA
- a CDS encoding carbon-nitrogen hydrolase family protein, translating into MFSRIPKTMDAVVLQLPSKKRYQENLDKLIELIGEHRDKQIIVAPEVYLTAYDYEHLETAAMFSANALKTLKKEIDEQILVLTLILKEGDEYVNQAVVIHKHKVVYRQNKVKLFKLGDEDLYLQPGREKKIKPFEIDGVKYALLICFELRFKELWKRVEGADIIVVPARWGKVRKQHLEILSRALAVMNQCYLLLSNSADSDMARSSAIIAPNGDTVMDDSKKAIEGTVDFREIKKMRRYIVMD; encoded by the coding sequence ATGTTCAGCAGAATACCAAAGACAATGGACGCGGTTGTCCTGCAGCTTCCCAGCAAAAAACGCTATCAGGAAAATCTTGACAAGCTAATCGAACTGATCGGCGAGCACCGTGACAAGCAGATCATCGTAGCACCTGAAGTCTACCTGACCGCCTACGATTACGAGCATCTTGAAACTGCGGCGATGTTCTCCGCCAATGCGCTCAAGACGCTCAAGAAAGAGATCGATGAGCAGATTCTGGTGTTGACACTGATCCTCAAAGAGGGGGACGAGTATGTCAACCAGGCGGTGGTCATACACAAACACAAAGTAGTATACCGACAGAACAAGGTCAAGCTTTTCAAGCTGGGAGATGAAGACCTCTATCTGCAGCCCGGCAGAGAGAAGAAGATCAAACCCTTTGAGATCGATGGCGTGAAGTACGCCCTGCTGATCTGTTTTGAACTGCGTTTCAAAGAACTCTGGAAACGGGTAGAGGGTGCCGATATTATTGTGGTACCTGCCCGGTGGGGAAAAGTGCGCAAGCAGCATCTCGAGATACTTTCGCGTGCACTTGCCGTGATGAATCAGTGTTATCTGCTCCTCTCCAACAGTGCCGACAGCGATATGGCAAGATCCTCTGCCATTATCGCACCCAATGGTGATACCGTGATGGATGACAGCAAAAAAGCCATCGAAGGCACGGTTGATTTCCGGGAGATAAAGAAGATGCGTCGTTACATCGTGATGGATTAA
- a CDS encoding ribonucleotide-diphosphate reductase subunit beta, with amino-acid sequence MLRKKIYNPDSQEKTSDRKIFGGDPTGIFELNDIKYQWAYNLWEMMLNNTWFPKEVDMTRDVNDYKHLTDAEKQAYDKVLAQLIFMDSLQTNNIIDNLNPFITAPEVNLILVRQAFEEALHSQSYAVMVDSISTNSEEIYELWRRDMKLKSKNDAIAKIYEELSANPTDENIVKAMFANQILEGIYFYSGFTYLYTLARSDKMLGTAQMIRFIQRDEVTHLLLFQNMINSTKRERPELFTKELIDDVYQMFRDAVKLECEWGSYITQGQILGLTDEIIEQYIQYLADKRLHAVGLEKLYNVEHPIKWVDNFSQFNDQKTNFFEGNVTNYSKGSLDLDDF; translated from the coding sequence ATGTTACGTAAAAAGATATATAACCCTGATTCGCAGGAAAAAACCAGCGACCGCAAGATATTCGGTGGTGATCCTACAGGGATTTTCGAACTCAACGATATCAAATACCAATGGGCCTACAACCTCTGGGAGATGATGCTCAACAACACATGGTTCCCCAAAGAAGTGGATATGACCAGAGATGTCAACGACTACAAACATTTGACAGATGCCGAGAAGCAGGCGTATGACAAGGTCCTTGCCCAGCTGATTTTCATGGACTCTCTGCAGACCAACAACATCATAGACAACCTCAACCCGTTCATTACCGCGCCGGAGGTCAACCTCATTCTTGTCAGGCAGGCCTTTGAAGAGGCGCTGCACTCCCAGAGCTATGCGGTCATGGTTGACAGTATCTCCACCAACTCCGAAGAGATCTACGAGCTCTGGAGAAGGGACATGAAGCTTAAATCCAAGAACGATGCCATTGCAAAGATCTATGAGGAGCTTTCTGCCAACCCCACCGATGAGAATATTGTCAAAGCGATGTTCGCCAACCAGATCCTCGAGGGGATTTATTTCTATAGCGGCTTCACATACCTCTATACCCTGGCACGTTCCGACAAGATGCTGGGAACAGCACAGATGATCCGTTTCATCCAGAGAGATGAGGTAACGCACCTGCTGCTCTTTCAGAACATGATCAATTCAACGAAAAGGGAGCGTCCCGAACTCTTTACCAAGGAGCTGATTGACGATGTCTACCAGATGTTCAGGGATGCGGTCAAACTAGAATGCGAATGGGGTTCCTACATTACTCAGGGGCAGATCCTCGGACTGACCGATGAGATCATCGAGCAGTATATTCAGTACCTTGCCGACAAAAGACTGCATGCTGTTGGACTTGAGAAGCTCTACAATGTGGAGCATCCCATCAAATGGGTTGACAATTTCTCCCAGTTCAATGACCAGAAAACGAACTTTTTCGAAGGGAATGTGACCAACTACTCCAAGGGAAGTCTTGACCTTGATGATTTTTAG
- a CDS encoding pyrimidine/purine nucleoside phosphorylase: MKQFENVTVEIEGNSYFDGAVTSRTVNFPDGSRKTLGFMLPGTYEFGTDQAELMEITSGELDVKLPGSSEWVTVHGGESFSVPANSKFQVNVKSITDYCCSYL, from the coding sequence GTGAAACAGTTTGAGAATGTAACGGTAGAAATTGAAGGCAACAGTTATTTTGACGGTGCGGTCACCAGCCGTACGGTCAACTTCCCTGACGGAAGCAGAAAGACCCTTGGGTTTATGCTTCCCGGAACATATGAGTTCGGTACAGACCAGGCAGAGCTGATGGAGATCACTTCGGGTGAGCTTGACGTGAAGCTTCCCGGAAGCAGTGAATGGGTCACGGTCCATGGCGGGGAGTCCTTCAGCGTTCCTGCCAACAGCAAATTTCAGGTAAACGTAAAAAGTATTACGGATTATTGCTGTTCTTATCTGTAG
- a CDS encoding S41 family peptidase, whose translation MKKKYYSILIVSLVLLLNACGGGGGSSVSAALPGTDAFPLQEKRFLHDLFLTEYLWYEQVASNVDYAKYTEPQEMIDDLRVDPPDRWSFVLTQQEYEEIVNQKTAGFGFGYMTGFRVYLVRIGAPAWGKLQRGDEIIEVNGEAVTDENIRAASQNLDAATTFTVLRNGSSVDVTVTPREYRYKVTQGEVIPQGGSKVGYMRFDAFTESAVGEIETLFDRFHAEAIDELVIDLRYNGGGSVDTTSALLDNITNEYPGQRQMYLNWNTNYQNKNSDYRFEDTDMQDGNELALSRVLFLVTKDSASASEALINALVPYLGADNVVTIGDATHGKPVGMSGRVYGQHYYFLINFTVNNDDGDTTSFDGIPVDCSAEDDLDHLRGDVNEKMLKTALNYIETGACL comes from the coding sequence ATGAAAAAGAAATACTACAGTATCCTGATCGTCTCGTTGGTGCTGCTTTTGAATGCCTGTGGTGGGGGAGGAGGTTCCTCTGTCTCCGCGGCCCTTCCTGGTACAGATGCCTTTCCTTTGCAGGAAAAACGGTTCCTGCATGATCTTTTTCTTACCGAGTATCTCTGGTATGAGCAGGTCGCTTCCAATGTGGACTATGCCAAATACACAGAACCGCAGGAGATGATAGACGATCTGCGTGTCGATCCGCCGGACAGGTGGAGTTTCGTGTTGACCCAGCAGGAGTATGAAGAGATAGTCAACCAGAAGACGGCAGGGTTCGGTTTCGGTTATATGACCGGTTTCAGGGTCTACCTTGTACGGATCGGTGCCCCTGCCTGGGGGAAACTCCAAAGAGGGGACGAGATCATTGAAGTTAACGGTGAGGCAGTAACTGATGAGAATATCCGTGCGGCAAGCCAGAACCTGGACGCAGCAACAACCTTTACCGTACTTCGTAACGGAAGCAGTGTGGATGTGACGGTCACACCGAGGGAATACAGGTATAAGGTTACTCAGGGGGAGGTTATCCCGCAGGGAGGCAGCAAAGTGGGGTACATGCGTTTCGATGCATTTACCGAAAGTGCCGTAGGTGAGATAGAAACGCTCTTTGACCGTTTTCATGCCGAAGCTATCGATGAACTTGTTATCGACCTGCGTTATAACGGCGGGGGTTCTGTCGACACCACCAGTGCCCTGCTTGACAATATAACGAACGAGTACCCGGGACAAAGGCAGATGTACCTCAACTGGAATACGAATTACCAGAATAAAAATTCCGATTACCGTTTTGAAGATACCGACATGCAGGATGGGAATGAACTGGCGCTGTCGCGTGTCCTTTTTCTTGTGACAAAAGACTCTGCTTCTGCCAGTGAAGCGCTTATCAATGCACTGGTCCCGTACCTGGGTGCGGACAATGTCGTTACGATCGGGGATGCCACACACGGGAAACCGGTCGGTATGTCAGGAAGGGTATATGGACAGCATTACTATTTTCTCATCAATTTCACGGTCAACAACGATGATGGGGACACCACCAGCTTTGACGGTATTCCTGTAGACTGTAGTGCTGAAGATGACCTGGACCATCTCAGGGGTGACGTCAATGAGAAGATGCTGAAAACAGCATTGAACTACATAGAAACAGGCGCATGTCTCTAA
- a CDS encoding citrate synthase: MKTNSVTLTDNRNGKQYEYEIMEGTRGPSVVDFRTFFPDTGMFTYDPGYTSTASCSSTITFIDGSKGELRYRGIPIETLATEHSYLETCYLLLNEHLPGKEELLDFDLELRHRAYIHEGLRTLFNAFPDNAHPMATLSATVTALASFHKEHLTLDNEADFHTMASRILAKIPTIAAFSYRHSLGIPFIQPNIELSFTENFLTMMRAYPGGKMKLTANGHSEIKEVEVRALDTIFTLHADHEQNASTTVVRGVASTGAHPYVAIASGISALWGRAHGGANESVIAQLEMIGSVDRVEEFIARAKDPNDDFRLMGFGHRVYKNFDPRAKILKTLQDELKEELDLDSHLMEIAGRIEEIALSDEYFISRNLYPNIDFYTGIILTALQIPKNMFTPIFVIGRTVGWITQWIEFKKDPTSKIARPRQLYVGK; this comes from the coding sequence ATGAAAACAAATAGTGTAACACTGACAGACAACCGTAATGGCAAACAGTATGAATATGAGATCATGGAAGGCACACGCGGCCCGTCGGTCGTGGACTTTCGGACCTTCTTTCCTGATACCGGGATGTTCACCTACGACCCGGGATATACCTCCACGGCAAGCTGCAGTTCGACCATTACCTTTATTGACGGTTCCAAAGGGGAACTGCGCTACAGGGGGATCCCCATTGAGACATTGGCTACGGAACACTCCTATCTGGAAACCTGCTATCTGCTTCTGAACGAACATCTCCCCGGCAAAGAAGAGTTGCTCGATTTTGACCTTGAACTGCGTCACCGGGCCTACATACACGAAGGCCTGCGTACGCTCTTCAATGCTTTCCCTGACAATGCCCATCCTATGGCCACACTCTCTGCGACCGTCACGGCACTTGCCTCCTTTCATAAAGAGCACCTGACACTTGACAATGAGGCCGATTTCCATACGATGGCCAGCAGGATCCTTGCCAAGATCCCTACGATCGCTGCATTCTCCTACCGCCACTCACTGGGAATCCCATTCATCCAGCCCAATATAGAGCTGAGCTTCACCGAGAATTTTCTGACGATGATGCGCGCCTATCCGGGCGGGAAAATGAAACTGACCGCAAACGGACACAGTGAGATCAAAGAGGTGGAGGTGCGTGCACTTGATACCATTTTCACCCTGCATGCCGACCATGAACAGAATGCTTCGACCACAGTTGTCAGAGGTGTCGCTTCCACGGGAGCACATCCCTATGTCGCTATCGCTTCGGGTATTTCCGCACTTTGGGGCCGTGCACACGGCGGTGCCAACGAGTCGGTCATCGCCCAGCTGGAGATGATCGGTTCTGTGGACAGGGTGGAGGAGTTCATCGCACGTGCCAAGGATCCCAATGACGACTTCAGGCTGATGGGCTTCGGACACCGTGTCTACAAGAACTTCGATCCGCGGGCGAAGATACTCAAGACCCTGCAGGATGAACTCAAAGAGGAGCTCGATCTTGACTCCCACCTGATGGAGATCGCAGGAAGGATAGAGGAGATCGCGCTGAGTGACGAATATTTCATCTCGCGCAACCTCTATCCCAATATCGATTTCTATACCGGCATCATCCTTACAGCCCTCCAGATACCCAAGAACATGTTCACCCCTATCTTCGTGATCGGAAGAACGGTAGGATGGATCACACAGTGGATCGAGTTCAAGAAAGACCCGACCTCAAAGATCGCCAGACCGCGACAGCTCTATGTCGGAAAATAG